In Arthrobacter sp. MN05-02, the genomic stretch CCCGCGCCGATGCTGAGCACGAGGGCGGCGACGACCAGCCAGACGATCGGGGTGCGGAGCCTGCGCATGTGATCCATAGTGCATCCAGTCTAGGCGGGCGCCGGGGCGGTCCGCTCGGTCGTAGAGTCGGTTCCATGGAGTTGTTGCTGATCCGACACGGCCAGACCCCGAACAATGTGGCCGGGTCCCTGGATACGGCTTTTCCGGGAGCCGGTCTGACCGCGCTCGGCGAGCGGCAGGCCCGCGCCGTGCCTGCCGCTCTTGCGGGCACCCCCCTCTCGAGCATCTACGCCTCACCGCTCATCCGGACGCAGCAGACCGCCGAGCCGCTGGCCACGACGCTCGGCCTCGGCGCCCGCGTGGTCCCCGGACTGGAGGAGATCAGCGCCGGCAGTCTGGAGATGCTGAGTGACCCCGTATCCGCGGACGCCTACGCGACGTGCCTGCTCGGATGGATGGAGGGCGATCTCGACCGTCGCATGCCCGGTGGCACGACAGGGCACGAGTTCGTCGAGCGGTACGACCACGCCATCCGGCGGATCGTGCAGGACAGCACCCAGGACCAGTCGGTCGCCGTCTTCTCGCATGGGGCCGCGATCAGGGTCTACACCGCGGTGGCCACCGGCTTGAGCCCCGCCCGCGCGCGGACCCTGACCATCGACAACACGGGTATGAGCGTCCTGAGCGGCGGCCCGGGCCGGTGGCACCTCGCCTCGTGGCACCCGGAGCCCCTGGGAGGGCCGGCCCTCGAAGGGTTCGCCGAGAACGATGTCACGGGACAGTCCACCTGAGTCCTCGCCGTCGGTCCGCCCGCGGGACCCGGATCGGCCCCGCCCGGGCACCGTACCGCCGACAGGACGAGGCTCCTGTACGACGGCGCCTCAGCGGTTCTTCGGCACCCGCCGGACCGAACCTGTGGTGCTGACGAGGAAGATCAGCACGGACGCCAGCAGAACCAGGAGTGCCGGTGTCCAGGATCCCGAGGCGTCGTGCACGAAACCGAGCAGGGGAGGCGCTGCTGCCGCCAGGCAATAGCCCGATCCCTGCACGACCGCCGACATGCGACCGGCCGATGCCTGGTCGCGGGCCAGCCGGATGATGGCGATGAAGATCACCGTGATGCCCTCGCCCTGGGCGATGCCGCCACAGACGGACCAGAACCACCACAACTGCGGCGCCAGGAGCAGTCCGGCCGGGACGGACGTCCACAGCACGCCGACGGTGACGGCCACCGCCGTCGTACTCAGGAACCGGGCGGCGAACGGCACCCCGAGGCCGCCCACGATGGCGAGGATCTGGAAGATCGACGATCCGGCACCGGCTTCGGCGACGGACATGCCGAGTTCGTCATGCAGGTAGCTCGGCAGCCAGGCCGTCAGCCCGTAGTAGGAGAAAGCCTGCGTGGCGAAGCCTGCGGTCAACCCGGCAGTGATCCATCCGGAGCCACGGACGGGCGGCAGCGTCGTGTCGCCGCCGTCCTCGGCCGACGCCGAGAAGGCGGTCCTCGGCCCCACCGCCAGGGCCCAGACCGCTACCGCCGCGACGGCGAGGACCGCGACCGCGGCGAGCGCGACCCGCCATCCGGCCAGCCCGGCGAGCGGCGCCGTCACCACCGAGGTGAGGAAGGACCCGATGTTCAACGCGGCGGTGTAGATCCCCATCGCCGTCCCCTGCCGCGAGGGCGGGAAATCCCGCCGGACGATCAGCGGCACCGCGATGTTGCCCACCGTGATCGCAAGGCCGATCACCACCGTGCCGGACACCACGAGCACGGGGCCGCCTGCGGAACGCACCAGGACACCCGCCAGCACGCCGAGGATGGTCAGCGTCACCGCGAACTCGGCACCCCATCTCCTGGCGGCCAGGGACGCGAGTGGTGCCGCGAGGGAGAAGCACAGGACCGGGATGCTGGTGAGCAGTCCCAGCAGGGCGGGCGAGAAGCCCAGGTCCGCCTGGATCCGATCCACCACCGGAGCGACCGCCACGATGGGGCCCCTGAGGGTGAGGGCCACCAGGCCGATGCCGGCGAGCAGGATGTAGCTTCTGGGAACCCCGGCGGGGAACCGGCCCCTCATGGAGCAGGACGCGGGGCCGGCAACTGTTTCATTCCTCCCATTGCTACCACGCCTGGAGCGCCGGCACCTCGAACGGCTCCCCCTACGTGCGACCCGGCGACCGGGCACGGGCCAGGCGCTTGAGGCCGTCCGCGGGCCGCACGGGGTCCGGCCACCGCGGTTGCAGGTCGTCACCGAGGGTGACCCTCCGCAGGCGACGGCCGAACATCGGCACCACCCACTCCCCCAGCCAAATCGTCTCGCGGCGCAGTCCGGCCACGAGCCCCGCGTACTCCTCGCGGTCGGGAAGGCGCGGGGTCAGCGAGTGATCGATGCCGAGGGACCGCAGGACATGGGCGGCGAGGTTCCGGTGGCCGGCCGGCGACATGTGCAGGCGGTCGGCGTCCCACAGGCCCGGGTCCGAGTACTCGTCGAAGCACCAGTAGTCCACCAGCACGGCGTCGTAGGTGCGCGCGATGCGCCGCACGTGGTCGTTGTACAGCCAGTTGCGCCGCTTCATCGGCTCGAAGACGGGGCTCAGCGGGATGTCGAACCCGGTGAAGAGGAGCGGGCGCGCTCCGGCTCCGGCGATGCGCGCCACCATCGCCTCGTATGCCCGCATGAGGGCGGCCATGTCGATGCGGAGTTCGAGGATGTCGTTGCCGCCGGCGTAGAGACTGACGAGCGTGGGCTTCAGCGCGAGCGCCCGGTCCACCTGCTCGTCGCGGACGTGGTGCAGGCGCTTGCTCCGGATCGCGAGGTTGGCGTACTCCCACTCCGGGTCCTGGCGTCCCAACTGCTTGGCGACGCGATCGGCCCACCCCCGGACACCGTTGGGGAAGGCGGCGTTCCAGTCGCCCACGCCCTCCGTGAAGGAATCACCGATCGCCACGAACCGTCCCGCCATTCGAGGGAGCCTAACGGCGCCGGGCGACCCGGGAGCGACCTCGGGGCGAACATCCGGTGAAACCCGACGCGGCAGGAGCGGGAAATAATCCACGGGTCATCGTGGCTGAGAGGAGCATGGAGCATCGCATCGCAGTCACAGGCTCGACCGGCACGGTGGGCGGCGGCGTCGCCCGGATGCTCGCCGCCGAACGGGTACCGCTCGTCCTGCCCGTCCGGTCCCCGGACCGGGCGCAGCACCTGCCCGAGTCCACCGTCCGGCGCGCGACCTATGCGGACTTCGCCGCGTCGGTCGAGGCCCTCGCAGGGGTCGATGTCCTCTTCATGGTGTCAGCCGCCGAGGAACCGGACCGGGTGGCGACACACCGCACCTTCATCGATGCGGCGAAGGAGGCAGGGGTGCAGCACCTCGTCTACACCTCGTTCCTCGGTGCCGCCCCGGATGCCGTGTTCCTCCTCGGACGCGACCACTGGTACACGGAGGAGCACATCCGCAGCTCGGGCATGTCCTGGACCTTCCTCCGCGACAGCCTCTACCTCGACTTCGTCCCTTCCCTCGCGGAGGACGGCGTCATCCGCGGTCCGGCCGGCGACGGCCTGCTCGCCGCCGTCGCGCAGGCCGACGTCGCACGTTCCGCCGCCGCGGTGTTGCGAGCTCCCGTCGACCACGCGGGGAAGACGTACCACCTGACGGGACCCGAGGCCTTCACCCTGGCGGACGCCGCGGCGACCATCACGGAGTGCACACCCGCGACCGTCCGCTTCGAGGACCAGACCCACGACCAGGCGATGGCGTCCCGCGCCCACCACGGGGCACCGCTGTGGCAGGTCGAAGCCTGGGTCAGCACGTATACCGCCATCGCCCGCGGCGAGCTGGCGGAGGTCTCGCCCGACGTCGAGCGCCTCACCGGGCGCCGGCCCCTCGGCCTGCGCGAGCTCCTCGCGGCGGGGGGCTAGGGCGTGCGCAGGGACATCGTGCCCGACCCGCAGGCCAGCCGCTCCTTCTACCGGTTCCTGACCTCGGTCGTGGTGCCACGCCCCATCGCGTGGGTCTCCTCGACCTCCGTGGACGGCGTGGACAACCTCGCGCCGCATTCGTTCTTCACCATCGCCTCGGTGAACCCGCCGATCGTCCAGTTCACGTCCGTGGGCCGCGAGGACTCCGTGCGCAACATCGAGGCCACGGGCGAGTTCGTGGTCAGCTTCACCCCCCGAGCACCTCTTCGAGGCCGTCAACGCCACCGGCACCGACTTCCCGCCCGACGTCAGCGAGTTCGATGCCACCGGGCTCACCCGCGAGCCCAGCGCGAGGGTCAGGCCGCCCCGCGTCCTCGAATCCCCCGCCGCCCTCGAGTGCCGGCTGCACCTTCTCCAGGACATGGGGGACTGCACGCTCGTCTTCGGCGAAGTGCTGCACGCGGTGGTCTCCGAGGACGTCCTCGACGGCACCCTTCCCGCGATCGATGCGCTGCGCCCGCTCTCGCGTCTCGGCAGGAACGAGTGGGGCACGGCCGGCAGGATCCGCGAGATCCCACGGATCCCGGTCGCGGAATGGCCCGGGCACTACGACGCCGGCACCGCAACTCCGTGACCTGACTGCTCCCCCTGTGCAGGCTTTGCTCAGGGTGCTGACATAGAGTGGGGTCATCTGCGGGTCTGACACCCCACTCCCGGGCCGGGCTGGGAAGCCATCCGCCAGCCCCAGGGACCCACATGAGCGTTACCGCCGCCCCGCGCACCGTCCGCATCTCCAGGCCGAACGATGTCGTCGCCTCCTACTCCGTCCTGCTGAAGCAGGTCCGCAAGGAAGGCCTCCTGAACCGCCGACGGCGCTTCTACGTCTCGGTGTCCGCCGTCCTCGCCCTGGCCATGGGTGCGGCCTGGACGGGTTTCGCGCTCCTGGGCGACACCTGGTTCCAGCTCCTCGTGGCAGCCGTGCTCGGTGTCGTCCTCACGCAGGTCGCGTTCCTTGCGCACGAGGCCTCGCACCGCCAGATCTTCAAGACCCGCGGCGCGAACGACTGGTCCGGCCGCATCCTGGCCGCCGGCGTCGTCGGCATCAGCTACGCCTGGTGGATGGACAAGCACACCCGCCACCACAACGACCCGAACACCCGCGGCAAGGACCCGGACATCGAGGTGGACACCATCTCGTTCCTCGAGGAGGACGCCGCCAAGGCCCGTGGCATCCAGGCCTGGATCACGCGCCGCCAGGGCTACCTGTTCTTCCCCCTCCTCACCATGGAGGGCATCAACCTGCACGCCCGTTCCATCAGCACCCTGTTCGCCCGCCGCCCCACCAAGGGCCGCTGGGTCGAGCTCGCGCTCCTCGGCGCCCGGTTCGGCGCCTACCTGGGCATCCTGTTCTGGTTCCTGCCGGTCGGCATGGCCTTCGCGTTCCTCGGCGTCCAGCTCGCCGTGTTCGGCATCTACATGGGGGCCAGCTTCGCCCCCAACCACAAGGGCATGCCCGTGGTCCCGAAGGACAGCAAGCTGGACTTCTTCCAGAAGCAGGTCCTCACCTCACGCAACATCCGCGGCGGCTCCTTCGTCAACAACGCCTTCGGCGGCCTCAACTTCCAGATCGAGCACCACCTCTTCCCGGACATGCCGCGCCCGCACCTGCGCCGCGCCGCCGTGATCGTGAAGGAGCATTGCGAGCGGCTGCGCGTGCCGTACACCGAGGTCGGCGTGGCCGCGTCCTACGGGGCCGTGGTGTCCTACCTGAACCGCGTGGGACTCGCCGCGCGGGATCCGTTCGACTGCCCCATGGTCAACCGCTTCCGCAGGCCCTAGCGTCCGGCCGCCTGCAGCTGCCGACGGTCCTCGGCTACGGGGTCGAGGTACCGACGCCGGAGGGCAGCCGACCCATATCCCGCCGGAGAACGCAAGCGATCGGCACGGCAGGCAGGGGACGAACGCTCCACCGGGACCGTCTGGTTACGGTGGAGCATGTTCTTCCTCTTCGGCCTCACCACGCGTGAGCACCTCCAGTTCACCCGCTCGGGGACCTGCCGCTACTGCGGCCGGCACGCCCCGCAGCAGGTCCTCCAGCGCAGGACCAAGCTCTCGGTGTTCTTCATCCCGCTCATCACCCTGAAGAGGACGCGGCTGCAGGTCTGCACGAACTGCGGTGGAACGTCCCGGATCAGCGGCTCGGAGCAGCGCGCCCTGGCACACTAGCTGCTCGTGCCCCCGATGGTGCCCCGAACCATGCTGACGCTCGAGTGGGTGGGGTTCCCGTCGAAGGGTTCGTCGGAGACGTCGACGATGGGGAACTGCGCCAGATCGATGTCGGCGGGCACAGCGAAGCTCCCGCGATCCCCGTCCATCAGACCGATGCTGTACATCTGCCCGAGATCGGGAGCGATCAGCCACACCTGCCGGTACCCTTCCGGCGCCGGGCCGGTGAGGTCGACGTCGAGGGTTCGGCTGCCGTCGCTCGCCCGCGAGACGGTGGCCTCCCCGGATCCTGAATAACCGGGCAGGGGCTCCAGCGCGGCCTGCGCCTGCACGACGGCTTCCCGATCCGCTCCGAGGGACTGGACCCCCCACAGGGCGCCTCCCCCCACCAGGACCCCGATACCCGCCGCTACTGCCAGCCAGCGCGCCGAGAACTGTCGCCCGGCACGCGCGGGCGGGTCCGGGATCGGCACGACGACCGATGACCCCTCCTGCCGGCGGACGGGCGGGCCCGACGTGTCGGCTCCCAGCTCCACGGACAGGCCGAGCTCGGTCCGGATGGCCTCCCAGACCGCCGGCCCCGGCTGCTCGAGCACTGTCGTCGGTCCGTCGGCCCTCGCGACCATGACGACGCTCCGCAACTCGTCCACGTCGGCGGAGCAGGCACTGCACAGGCCGAGGTGCTCCCGTGACCATGGGTCGAGGGGCTCATCAAGCGCAGCGAGACCGACGAGGTCGGGGTCAAGATGCTGCATTCCATTCCCCCAATCGGTGCCGCAGGTGCACGAGGCTTCTCCGTATGTGGCTCTTGACGGTGCCCAGGGGAAGATCCAGGCGGGCCGCGATCTGCTGGTGCGTCAGGTCCTCGTAGAAGGCGAGCTTGAGGATCGAACTCTGCGGCTCGCCGAGCAGTTCGAGTTCGGACGTCAGGACCACCCGGTCAGTGATCGTATCAATCCCGTGATCCCTGGTGAGGCCGGTCTCGGGGGTTGCCACCGCGTGCATCACCAATTGCTGCTGCCTGCCCTTCGCCGACAGGGAGTCGAGGACGACGTTCCTGCAGATCCCCAGGATCCATCCCGGTACCGTGCCGGACTCCGGGTCGAAGCTGCTCCTGAAGCGCCAGGCCCTGACGAACACGTCCTGCGTGATGTCCGCAGCCGTCGCCCGGTCTCCCGTCGATCTGAGCGCGATCGTGTGGACGAGGGGCGAGAAACGACGGTAGGCAGCCGCCATGGCACCCTCGTCTCCTGCAGAGAACTCGAGATCGAGCTCCCTCGTCCAGTCGGGGCCCGGAGGTGCCACGGTCCACTCCTCAAGCGCGGGGGCCGCACCGGCGCGGCGTCCTGCGATCCTACGCCCTCACCGCGGCACGTCAGAGGGGCAGTGCTGTGAGCACCACATTGTCCTCGTAGTCGCCTTCGTCCGGCAGCCATTCCCCTCCGCACGTGATGATCTTGAGTTGATGGTCGCCGTCGCGGGCGAAGATCTCCGATCCGTCCAGCGTCGCCTTCGGGATGTTCCGCACGTCGGACACCCGGTAGCCGAGGGACCGTCCGTCGTCGAGGGTGATGGTGACGATGGCGCCGATGGGTACATCCTTCAACCGGGCGAAAGGCATGACCTCCGTGAGGCTGTCCACGTGGGCTGCCAGGACCGCATTGCCGGCCTTCGCCCCGGGGGCTGGTCCGTACCGGTACCAGCCGGCTTCCCAGAAGCTGTCGGGTATCTCCATGGCGTCGTTCGCATCGATCCCGACGTCGACGACCCTCACCGAGATGTCGGTCCCCGCGATGTCGAGTGCCACGGGAGCCGCATCCGCCGCCCTGAGCGCCGCGTCTGCAGGCTGGACGGGAACGCCGGAGGCGCGCGTCGGCGGGGCCGCCGGGCCGGCCGCCGGCGACACCGGCGCAGCCGCCGACGGTGACGGAATGGACGGCGCGGGCTTCGGGGGCATCGAGGTGTCGCCCGGCGCGCATCCGGCGAGGACGACGGCGGCGAGTACGGCTGCGGTGATTCCTCGCGGTCTGCAGTGCACTGTCTCGCATTCTCCTTTCGGGGACGGTTCCGCGGGTTGGGGAGGCGGTACCGCCTCCCAACCCCGCACGGCTAGCTGGAGACCCGGACGGCGCGCCTGCGGGAGGCCGCTACCGCACCGCCGAGCAGCACCAGCAGGACGGCACCGATGCCGACGGCGGCCCCGTTGTCGTCCTCCGCCGCGAGGCCGGACTGCCCGCCGGGGACGGCACCGGGAGCGGAGTGGAGGCCCTCGATGACCT encodes the following:
- a CDS encoding NAD(P)-dependent oxidoreductase; the protein is MEHRIAVTGSTGTVGGGVARMLAAERVPLVLPVRSPDRAQHLPESTVRRATYADFAASVEALAGVDVLFMVSAAEEPDRVATHRTFIDAAKEAGVQHLVYTSFLGAAPDAVFLLGRDHWYTEEHIRSSGMSWTFLRDSLYLDFVPSLAEDGVIRGPAGDGLLAAVAQADVARSAAAVLRAPVDHAGKTYHLTGPEAFTLADAAATITECTPATVRFEDQTHDQAMASRAHHGAPLWQVEAWVSTYTAIARGELAEVSPDVERLTGRRPLGLRELLAAGG
- a CDS encoding SGNH hydrolase — encoded protein: MAGRFVAIGDSFTEGVGDWNAAFPNGVRGWADRVAKQLGRQDPEWEYANLAIRSKRLHHVRDEQVDRALALKPTLVSLYAGGNDILELRIDMAALMRAYEAMVARIAGAGARPLLFTGFDIPLSPVFEPMKRRNWLYNDHVRRIARTYDAVLVDYWCFDEYSDPGLWDADRLHMSPAGHRNLAAHVLRSLGIDHSLTPRLPDREEYAGLVAGLRRETIWLGEWVVPMFGRRLRRVTLGDDLQPRWPDPVRPADGLKRLARARSPGRT
- a CDS encoding RNA polymerase sigma factor; its protein translation is MAPPGPDWTRELDLEFSAGDEGAMAAAYRRFSPLVHTIALRSTGDRATAADITQDVFVRAWRFRSSFDPESGTVPGWILGICRNVVLDSLSAKGRQQQLVMHAVATPETGLTRDHGIDTITDRVVLTSELELLGEPQSSILKLAFYEDLTHQQIAARLDLPLGTVKSHIRRSLVHLRHRLGEWNAAS
- a CDS encoding fatty acid desaturase is translated as MSVTAAPRTVRISRPNDVVASYSVLLKQVRKEGLLNRRRRFYVSVSAVLALAMGAAWTGFALLGDTWFQLLVAAVLGVVLTQVAFLAHEASHRQIFKTRGANDWSGRILAAGVVGISYAWWMDKHTRHHNDPNTRGKDPDIEVDTISFLEEDAAKARGIQAWITRRQGYLFFPLLTMEGINLHARSISTLFARRPTKGRWVELALLGARFGAYLGILFWFLPVGMAFAFLGVQLAVFGIYMGASFAPNHKGMPVVPKDSKLDFFQKQVLTSRNIRGGSFVNNAFGGLNFQIEHHLFPDMPRPHLRRAAVIVKEHCERLRVPYTEVGVAASYGAVVSYLNRVGLAARDPFDCPMVNRFRRP
- a CDS encoding MFS transporter produces the protein MRGRFPAGVPRSYILLAGIGLVALTLRGPIVAVAPVVDRIQADLGFSPALLGLLTSIPVLCFSLAAPLASLAARRWGAEFAVTLTILGVLAGVLVRSAGGPVLVVSGTVVIGLAITVGNIAVPLIVRRDFPPSRQGTAMGIYTAALNIGSFLTSVVTAPLAGLAGWRVALAAVAVLAVAAVAVWALAVGPRTAFSASAEDGGDTTLPPVRGSGWITAGLTAGFATQAFSYYGLTAWLPSYLHDELGMSVAEAGAGSSIFQILAIVGGLGVPFAARFLSTTAVAVTVGVLWTSVPAGLLLAPQLWWFWSVCGGIAQGEGITVIFIAIIRLARDQASAGRMSAVVQGSGYCLAAAAPPLLGFVHDASGSWTPALLVLLASVLIFLVSTTGSVRRVPKNR